AGCGTCACCATTGATGACATTCGCCGCGCCATTCATAATTCCACGCTCTTGAAGAATCTCAAGGACAATAATAGGTTGAATTGAATCATATAGTTGGaatgcacatttatgtttatattatatttatgctcacacgccccctcaGGTGTGAGACTTTAACCGGTGGCACAaagctccatccaactaaaagtctaagctaatagttggactgcacatctatgtttatattatatttatgctcacaggTCGAAGAAGGCCCTGGAGAATTGCAAGGAGCTAACCAGCCATGCCGTGGAGGATCTTCAGAGGACTACGGCTAAGTTCCGAAGCTTTGATCTCATGGCGGATATGGAGAACTGGCTGGCAGATCTCAAGACGTGGATTAGCGGGGCTTTGACGTATCAGGAAACTTGCCTTACTGGATTTGAGGAAATCCCGGGACATGAAGAGGGATTGGTGAGGGAGGTTTTGAGAGAATCCATGGAACTCACTAGCAACGCCTTGGCGATTGTTACTGAAATGTCTTCCCTTATGTCCACCACTGATGACGCCGAAGCTCCCTCGCCAATCACCGAAGTCATATCCATTAACGAACGTCGTCTTCTCTCCGAACACTTATTCCCCGAGTGGGTCAGCTCGGGAAAGCGTAGGCTTCTTAAATTAGACCTGGAAGAGATCGAGCCAGACCTGGTGGTCGCAAAGGATGGGTCGGGGAACCACACCAGCATCAATGACGCCCTGCTGAGTATCCCCAGGAAGAGCGACGACACTTTTGTGGTGTACATTAAAGAGGGCGTTTACGAAGAGCAGGTTACGTTTTACCGTAATCTCACTAATCTCGTCGTGGTGGGTGACGGTCCAACCAAGACGAAAATCACGGGATGGTTGAATTTCATCGACGGGGTTTCCACGTTCCACACCGCCACCGTTGTGGTTCTAGGCGACTTTTTTATAGCTAAGGATATCTGGTTCGAGAACTCTGCCGGGCCGGAAAAGCACCAGGCCGTGGCGTTGAGGGTGGGGGCCGATAAAACTATTTTCTATAACTGCAAAATGGATGGGTATCAAGACACGGTCTACGCCCACACCTACCGCCAATTCTACCGCAACTGTGAGATCTCGGGCACCATTGATTTCATATTTGGCGACAGTGCGGCGGTGTTCCAGAACTGCAGCATTGTGGTCCGGAAACCAATGGAAAATCAGCAGAACATCGTGACGGCCCAGGGGCGGAAGGACCCGCACCAGCCCACGGGGCTGGTCCTCCAAAATTGCACCTTTGAGGCAGATCCCAAATATGGCCCAGTCAGGTTCACGCTCAAATCCTACCTGGGTCGACCCTGGAAAGAGTACTCAAGAACCATTATCATGGAATCTTATATCCCGGATTTCATCCAGCCGGAGGGGTGGCTGAAATGGAACCTGGATTTCGGGCTCAAAACCCTCTTCTACTCGGAGTTCAACAACAGAGGGCCGGGCGCTGATAAATCAAAGCGGGTTACATGGCACGGAATCAAGGAGCTCCCCGCCAACCAAATCAAACGATTCACTCCGGGGAAATTCATCACCGGCAATTCTTGGATTAAGCACTCCGGGGTTCCGTACAATCCCGTCTTCATATTCCCGCCACCCAAGAAAGACAAATCCATCAAATACTCCCACGTAGACGCGGATGATTTAATGGATATAGGCCCTAAAGAAAAGGAGGCTTATGTTTCTCGTCCACTTCCACCGCCTCCACTTAAAGTTCCTCCCGCTGGGGCTCCGGTTTAAGCTTTTTTCACTTTTTGAGGTTAAGgattgtgagcataaatataatatgtgcagtccaactatcagtttaggcttttagttgagatgtagcacatgctttaattagGATTTTGGTTTGTCCGGGCTTCCTGATCGGATGGGATTCGGCTACTCCGATTCTTGTATAGTGTAACTCCTCGTTCAGTGTGGCATAGTGCTCTTGGCTTGTAACAACTGATCAACCCACGATGGCGTGGGAGGCTCAGTTAATGGTTGAAGTTGATAGCACTTAGCAGTTGTCCCGTAGCTTTATAAGTGGAGATGGCTCGTGTTAGTTTTATGGTCTATAGGCTAGAGGTTGGACCAACATAAATCTGTAAAGAGTTGAATTGAAGAATGTACAGGAGTATATATTGttgttataaagttttgaattgCTTATCCTTTTTCTTCATTCTACCGGGGTTTGTATATTGACTAATCATACATGTTGGTTTGTGATCCGGGATGGTCACTCAGCAGACCAACATAACCTATTgattcaataaaatatatacagagtaattaatttaaaagaaaaaaaaaaggaaaagacacAACAATTTTAACGTGATGAAAACTGAAAGGTAAAAGTCACAGACCTTTTTAAGCGTGGCCAAGCCTAAATTCACTATTTTTTATAAGTAACTACTATTTTTTCcacgtgc
This region of Ipomoea triloba cultivar NCNSP0323 chromosome 15, ASM357664v1 genomic DNA includes:
- the LOC116007376 gene encoding pectinesterase-like; translation: MDENNNKNKNIAVIGVCSLILVAMVVALAVGTQEASEDEEGVTTTSQKAIDSVCQPTTYKKTCVNSLSKSNAGNSTDPKELIQAAFSVTIDDIRRAIHNSTLLKNLKDNNRSKKALENCKELTSHAVEDLQRTTAKFRSFDLMADMENWLADLKTWISGALTYQETCLTGFEEIPGHEEGLVREVLRESMELTSNALAIVTEMSSLMSTTDDAEAPSPITEVISINERRLLSEHLFPEWVSSGKRRLLKLDLEEIEPDLVVAKDGSGNHTSINDALLSIPRKSDDTFVVYIKEGVYEEQVTFYRNLTNLVVVGDGPTKTKITGWLNFIDGVSTFHTATVVVLGDFFIAKDIWFENSAGPEKHQAVALRVGADKTIFYNCKMDGYQDTVYAHTYRQFYRNCEISGTIDFIFGDSAAVFQNCSIVVRKPMENQQNIVTAQGRKDPHQPTGLVLQNCTFEADPKYGPVRFTLKSYLGRPWKEYSRTIIMESYIPDFIQPEGWLKWNLDFGLKTLFYSEFNNRGPGADKSKRVTWHGIKELPANQIKRFTPGKFITGNSWIKHSGVPYNPVFIFPPPKKDKSIKYSHVDADDLMDIGPKEKEAYVSRPLPPPPLKVPPAGAPV